In Juglans microcarpa x Juglans regia isolate MS1-56 chromosome 4S, Jm3101_v1.0, whole genome shotgun sequence, a single window of DNA contains:
- the LOC121262295 gene encoding AT-hook motif nuclear-localized protein 10-like, whose translation MSGSEAGVMTSRDAFNLGLRQNTQPLAQNMRLAFSTDAAAFNPSGAATSASPSVSVSPSTSPTYQPSSGNGGSTTAGGAMLSVNVSSMVGSGEPVKRKRGRPRKYGPDGTMSMGVAPAPQSVPGKQSSGGFSPLSAPPLSASPASFKKVRGRPPGSSKKKQLDALGSAGVGFTPHVINVKAGEDVSTRIMSFSQHGRRAICILSAIGAISNVTLRQAATSGGTVTYEGRFDILALSGSFQLSENGGQQSRTGCLSVSLAGPDGRVLGGGVAGVLTAASPVQVVVASFIADGRKESKSSYQMEPSTAPPKLAPGGGPAGVSGPPSRGTLSESSGGPGSPHNHSTGACNNSNPQGMPWH comes from the exons ATGTCAGGTTCAGAGGCCGGAGTGATGACGAGTAGGGATGCTTTCAACTTGGGGCTTCGGCAGAATACTCAGCCGCTCGCCCAGAACATGCGCTTGGCTTTTAGCACAGATGCCGCCGCTTTCAACCCCTCCGGCGCCGCCacttcagcctcaccctcagtCTCAGTCTCACCCTCGACCTCGCCTACTTACCAACCCTCCTCCGGGAACGGTGGCTCCACCACTGCTGGTGGGGCCATGTTGAGTGTGAACGTGAGCAGCATGGTTGGGAGTGGTGAGCCCgtgaagaggaagagagggagGCCCAGGAAGTACGGGCCAGATGGCACCATGTCAATGGGTGTCGCCCCTGCGCCTCAATCTGTCCCCGGAAAGCAGTCAAGCGGAGGCTTTTCTCCTCTTTCTGCTCCACCTCTGTCTGCCTCACCCGCCTCGTTCAAGAAAGTTAGGGGTAGACCGCCTGGTTCTAGCAAGAAGAAACAATTGGATGCTCTGG GATCAGCAGGTGTTGGGTTTACACCCCATGTTATCAATGTGAAAGCTGGAgag GATGTATCAACGAGAATAATGTCATTTTCTCAGCATGGTCGAAGGGCTATCTGCATCCTGTCAGCAATTGGAGCCATATCCAATGTGACTCTACGCCAAGCAGCCACTTCTGGTGGAACTGTAACTTATGAG GGAAGATTTGACATTCTGGCGCTTTCTGGTTCTTTCCAGCTATCTGAAAATGGTGGTCAGCAGAGCAGAACTGGTTGTTTAAGTGTATCTTTAGCTGGCCCTGATGGGCGTGTTTTGGGTGGTGGTGTGGCAGGCGTTCTTACAGCTGCATCCCCTGTTCAG GTAGTCGTGGCGAGTTTTATAGCAGATGGTCGCAAGGAATCAAAATCGTCATACCAGATGGAACCCTCGACTGCCCCACCAAAGCTTGCCCCAGGTGGTGGGCCTGCAGGGGTCAGCGGCCCACCATCACGTGGAACTCTTAGTGAATCCTCAGGCGGACCCGGGAGCCCTCATAACCATAGTACAGGAGCTTGCAATAACAGTAACCCACAAGGGATGCCATGGCATTAA